A genomic region of Scyliorhinus canicula chromosome 4, sScyCan1.1, whole genome shotgun sequence contains the following coding sequences:
- the LOC119964947 gene encoding uncharacterized protein LOC119964947 — MKFLLVTTVLATLLSFTASRGERYLPGGRRLPLCREETSRYGMTPDLRWITTPGRTCTTIDDQQPRFLTMQMSLIYDRHTCRWNYRCTKKIRLQGPDRRTILTHPPSRRKRATHHITANSFLFMSYVYAKKVNVSSCWVCTHVPTHAHGGVPLVPVPFSLEQTAEWVIYQNRTVSNHFALPTRFSKSSSVNHRKAAQDWQSASYQLRAFTGWRQPPYSSDHTPPFFHIQNPQTGSVCLLREVKTPGTHVLESSSCNYTLGFSNWKGFALINSIANHTGGPDWTQIWTSSMVTSLTPYNGTYFICGHKAYPWLPTNWAGSCYLGSVVPGITHYPQLGHHPLHRAQRSIPPWEVVTSLFWPQIGAIWSLKKYELLRDILEQVANDTAEGLSELSAELVAIRTVALQNCMALDYLLAKEGGTCAIIGTECCTYIPDSSENITRLVTHIRDGVQRLRPTSNDDWWNWMWSSSWATYLFHGLIIFVTLCLLLCIIATDVKCLCNRLGAVALPQMLQKSAPDEKEKLVEPAPDLHEEMATRQNPVEKEFLRLAHIST, encoded by the coding sequence ATGAAGTTCCTCCTCGTCACCACAGTACTCGCTACCCTACTCTCTTTCACTGCATCCAGAGGAGAGAGATATCTACCTGGGGGCCGACGTCTACCTCTGTGCCGAGAAGAGACCTCACGATATGGAATGACaccagatctccgatggatcaccacccctGGCCGCACCTGCACGACCATCGACGACCAGCAGCCTCGATTCCTGACTATGCAAATGTCTCTGATCTACGATCGCCACACTTGCCGGTGGAACTACCGGTGCACCAAGAAAATCAGGCTGCAAGGTCCTGACCGAAGGACTATTCTCACCCACCCGCCTtccaggaggaagcgggcaacgcaccatataactgcaaattcatttttgtttatgtCTTATGTTTATGCCAAGAAAgtgaatgtctcctcttgttgggtatgtacacatgtccccacccatgcccatggaggcgttcccttggtgcctgttcctttttcattagagcagacggctgaatgggttatataCCAGAACAGGACAGTATCTAATCACTTTGCCTTACCAAccaggttctccaagtcctcctctGTTAACCACAGGAAAGCAGCCCAGGACTGGCAAAGCGCCAGTTACCAGTTACGTGCTTTTACTGGTTGGCGACAGCCACCCTACTCATCAGATCACACACCCCCGTTCTTTCATATTCAGAACCCCCAGACCGGATCAGTCTGCTTACTCCGGGAAGTAAAAACCCCCGGAACCCACGTGTTAGAATCTAGTTCATGTAACTACACTCTTGGTTTTTCCAATTGGAAAGGCTTCGCCCTCATTAATAGCATTGCTAACCACACAGGGGGTCCTGACTGGACTCAaatatggacctcctcgatggtaACTAGCCTCACACCCTATAATGGCACCTACTTTATTTGTGGCCATAAGGCCTACCCCTGGCTCCCCACTAATTGGGCAGGGTCTTGCTACCTGGGTTCCGTTGTTCCGGGCATTACGCACTATCCGCAACTCGGACATCATCCCCTCCATCGGGCCCAGAGGTCAATACCACCATGGGAGGTGGTGACTTCCCTCTTCTGGCCCCAGATaggcgccatctggtccctcaagaagTACGAGCTCCTCCGCGACATATTGGAACAGGTTGCAAACGACACCGCGGAGGGACTTAgtgaactcagtgcagagttAGTAGCCATACGAACGGTAGCCCTACAGAATTGCATGGCTTTGGATTACTTACTGGCCAAGGAAGGGGGCACCTGTGCTATCATAGGGACCGAATGCTGCACTTACATTcctgacagttcagagaatatcacgcgtctggtgacccatatcagagatggagtgcaGCGCCTGCGACCCACCAGTAATGATGACTGGTGGAACTGGATGTGGTCcagttcttgggccacttacctgttccATGGGCTTATTATCTTTGTTAccctctgtttgttgctctgtatcatagccaCCGATGTGAAATGCCTGTGCAACCGCTTAGGTGCTGTTGCATTACcacaaatgcttcagaaatccgccccAGATGAAAAGGAAAAATTGGTTGAACCTGCCCCCGACCTACATGAGGAGATGGCGACCCGCCAGAACCcagtagagaaggaattcctccgcCTCGCTCACATTTCCACCTAA